One Nocardia farcinica genomic region harbors:
- a CDS encoding AraC family transcriptional regulator, which translates to MTAMTWEWRRTVGLSAVLVEVAAEHGLGVRACLCGTGIDPALLNTPDGEVTAAQELALVRNIVTALGDPPGLGLAAGARTHVTSYGALGLALLASPTVRSAVDLLMRYIRMTTTFARIWHVYRDDELHLYADDSDVPAELRGFLLERDVTVLLANWAAVYHAPAPVLRGSVSGGLRPRLQPLIDEYGLDCVDGVGPHLVVFDTSGFEDPLPQASPLTARLFEQQCAQLLHRRGLRHGIAGTVREVLLRRMGERVGQEEMATLLHMSLRTLRRRLAEEGTSYRGLCSQTYGELAEELLAGGLTVEDVAYRMGYAGAPSFSTAFKQWRGISPGHFARAVAPRRGATAPGRRQISITESATTRPPSRTQPSESHSVNSCEPAPWVILRP; encoded by the coding sequence ATGACAGCGATGACCTGGGAATGGCGGCGTACGGTCGGTCTGTCGGCGGTGCTGGTCGAGGTGGCGGCCGAGCACGGTCTCGGCGTGCGCGCGTGCCTGTGCGGCACCGGCATCGATCCGGCTCTGCTGAACACGCCGGACGGCGAGGTCACCGCCGCACAGGAACTGGCCCTGGTCCGCAATATCGTGACGGCACTGGGCGATCCGCCCGGCCTCGGCCTGGCCGCGGGTGCCCGCACCCACGTCACCAGCTACGGCGCGCTCGGCCTGGCATTGCTGGCCAGCCCGACCGTGCGCTCGGCGGTGGATCTGCTCATGCGCTACATCCGCATGACCACGACCTTCGCCCGCATCTGGCACGTCTACCGTGACGACGAACTGCACCTGTACGCCGACGACAGCGACGTGCCCGCCGAGCTGCGCGGGTTCCTGCTCGAACGCGACGTCACCGTGCTGCTGGCGAACTGGGCCGCGGTCTATCACGCCCCGGCGCCGGTACTGCGCGGCTCGGTGTCGGGCGGGTTGCGCCCGCGGCTGCAGCCGCTCATCGACGAGTACGGCCTCGACTGCGTGGACGGTGTCGGCCCGCACCTGGTCGTCTTCGACACCTCCGGATTCGAGGATCCGCTACCGCAGGCCAGCCCGCTCACCGCGCGGCTGTTCGAGCAGCAGTGCGCGCAGCTGCTGCACCGGCGCGGGCTGCGCCACGGCATCGCCGGAACGGTGCGCGAGGTGCTGTTGCGCCGGATGGGGGAGCGGGTCGGGCAGGAGGAGATGGCGACGCTGCTGCACATGAGCCTGCGGACGCTGCGGCGCAGGCTCGCCGAGGAAGGCACCAGCTACCGCGGGCTGTGCTCGCAGACCTACGGGGAACTGGCCGAGGAACTGCTGGCCGGCGGCCTGACCGTCGAGGACGTCGCCTACCGGATGGGCTATGCGGGCGCGCCGAGCTTCTCCACCGCGTTCAAGCAGTGGCGCGGGATCTCACCCGGGCATTTCGCCCGCGCGGTGGCGCCGCGGCGCGGGGCGACCGCGCCCGGCCGGCGTCAGATCTCGATCACCGAGTCGGCGACCACCCGGCCGCCGAGCCGCACCCAGCCGTCGGAATCCCACTCGGTGAACAGCTGTGAACCGGCACCCTGGGTGATCTTGAGGCCCTGA
- a CDS encoding PhzF family phenazine biosynthesis protein — protein MGTHSEPEADSTRVEVVRVFTDSCGRLGNALGIARAGDVAEADHQALAARAGFSETVVVADPVAEVARLRIYTPAMELPFAGHPSVGTAWWLAEQGTPVRVLDVPAGPVEVQLGEGLTWIRARANWAPDFTFHQLEDPAELDELRPDDFTGGPHYLWAWADEMRGSVRSRMFAPTMGIAEDAATGAAAVALTALLRQGLKITQGAGSQLFTEWDSDGWVRLGGRVVADSVIEI, from the coding sequence ATGGGCACACACAGTGAACCGGAAGCCGACTCCACCAGGGTCGAGGTCGTTCGCGTGTTCACCGATTCCTGCGGACGGCTGGGCAATGCGCTGGGCATCGCCCGCGCGGGCGATGTGGCCGAGGCCGACCACCAGGCGCTGGCGGCGCGCGCCGGCTTCAGCGAGACGGTGGTCGTGGCCGATCCGGTCGCCGAGGTCGCGCGGCTGCGGATCTACACCCCGGCGATGGAACTCCCCTTCGCGGGGCATCCCTCGGTCGGCACGGCGTGGTGGCTGGCCGAGCAGGGCACCCCGGTGCGGGTGCTCGACGTGCCCGCCGGGCCGGTCGAGGTCCAGCTGGGCGAGGGCCTGACCTGGATCCGTGCCCGCGCCAACTGGGCGCCGGACTTCACCTTCCACCAGCTGGAGGATCCGGCCGAGCTCGACGAGCTGCGGCCCGACGACTTCACCGGCGGCCCGCACTACCTGTGGGCCTGGGCGGACGAGATGCGCGGGTCGGTGCGCTCGCGGATGTTCGCACCCACCATGGGAATCGCCGAGGACGCCGCGACCGGCGCCGCCGCGGTCGCCCTCACGGCGCTGTTGCGTCAGGGCCTCAAGATCACCCAGGGTGCCGGTTCACAGCTGTTCACCGAGTGGGATTCCGACGGCTGGGTGCGGCTCGGCGGCCGGGTGGTCGCCGACTCGGTGATCGAGATCTGA
- a CDS encoding carboxymuconolactone decarboxylase family protein: MSIENLKNSLPEYAKDLKLNLSSIARSTVLNEQQLWGTLLASAAATRSATTLREIAEEAADVLSAEAYNAALGAASIMGMNNVFYRGKAFLGGRYDDLRAGLRMQIIGNPGVDKADFELWSFAVSSINGCAHCLEAHEHTLREAGVSREVIFESLRVAAIVAGVGQAVQSTEALAAAAV, translated from the coding sequence ATGAGCATTGAGAACCTGAAGAACTCCCTGCCCGAGTACGCCAAGGACCTCAAGCTCAACCTGTCATCGATCGCACGGAGCACCGTGCTGAACGAACAGCAGCTGTGGGGCACGCTGCTGGCGTCCGCGGCCGCGACCCGGTCGGCGACGACGCTGCGGGAGATCGCCGAGGAAGCCGCCGACGTGCTGTCGGCGGAGGCCTACAACGCCGCCCTCGGCGCGGCCTCGATCATGGGCATGAACAATGTGTTCTACCGGGGCAAGGCGTTCCTGGGCGGGCGCTACGACGACCTGCGGGCCGGGCTGCGCATGCAGATCATCGGCAACCCGGGTGTGGACAAGGCCGATTTCGAGCTGTGGTCGTTCGCGGTCTCCTCGATCAACGGCTGCGCCCACTGCCTCGAGGCGCACGAGCACACGCTCCGCGAGGCGGGCGTGTCGCGCGAGGTGATCTTCGAATCGCTGCGCGTGGCCGCGATCGTGGCCGGTGTCGGCCAGGCGGTGCAGTCCACCGAGGCACTCGCGGCCGCGGCGGTCTGA
- a CDS encoding peroxiredoxin encodes MALLTIGDQFPAYNLTAVIGGDLSKVDAQQPDDYFTQVTSDDHAGKWRIVFFWPKDFTFVCPTEIAAFGKLNDEFADRDAQVLGVSVDNEFVHFQWRAQHEDLKTLPFPMLSDLKRELSTATGVLNADGVADRATFIVDPNNEIQFVSVTAGSVGRNVDEVLRVLDALQSDELCACNWKKGDPTINAGELLAASV; translated from the coding sequence ATGGCTCTGCTGACCATCGGCGACCAGTTCCCGGCGTACAACCTCACCGCGGTGATCGGCGGTGACTTGTCGAAGGTCGACGCGCAGCAGCCCGACGATTACTTCACCCAGGTCACCAGCGACGACCACGCCGGCAAGTGGCGCATCGTCTTCTTCTGGCCGAAGGACTTCACCTTCGTCTGCCCGACCGAGATCGCCGCGTTCGGCAAGCTGAACGACGAGTTCGCCGACCGCGACGCGCAGGTGCTCGGCGTCTCGGTCGACAACGAGTTCGTGCACTTCCAGTGGCGGGCCCAGCACGAGGACCTGAAGACCCTCCCGTTCCCGATGCTCTCGGACCTCAAGCGTGAGCTGTCCACCGCCACCGGTGTGCTCAACGCCGACGGCGTCGCCGACCGCGCCACCTTCATCGTCGACCCGAACAACGAGATCCAGTTCGTCTCGGTGACCGCCGGTTCGGTCGGCCGCAACGTCGACGAGGTGCTGCGGGTGCTCGACGCCCTGCAGTCCGACGAGCTGTGCGCCTGCAACTGGAAGAAGGGCGATCCGACCATCAACGCCGGCGAGCTGCTGGCCGCCAGCGTCTGA
- a CDS encoding hydrogen peroxide-inducible genes activator, with protein sequence MSDQTYQPTLSQLRAFVAIAEYRHFGTAAARLGVSQPTLSQALAALENGLGLQLIERSTRRVLVTAAGTRLLPQAIATLEAADRFVASATGDGLGGMLRLGIIPTVAPYILPGLLPPLRERLPTLVPQIIEDQTARLLEGLRTGVLDAALLALPADNQGLTEIPLFTEEFVLVTPRGHELAGRTDIAPGVLASLPLLLLDEGHCLRDQTLELCRSVEVDPLAVGDTRAASLATVVQCVAGGLGVTLIPEMAVEAETARGTLDVARFSAPAPGRTIGLVFRSSSARAQDYEYLAAIIRANRPS encoded by the coding sequence GTGAGCGATCAGACTTATCAGCCGACACTGTCGCAGCTGCGTGCGTTCGTGGCGATCGCGGAATACCGCCATTTCGGCACGGCCGCAGCGCGTCTGGGTGTGAGCCAACCCACGTTGTCGCAGGCGCTTGCCGCGCTGGAAAACGGGCTCGGTCTGCAGCTGATCGAACGCAGCACCCGCCGGGTGCTCGTCACCGCCGCGGGCACCCGGTTGCTGCCGCAGGCGATCGCCACGCTCGAGGCCGCCGATCGGTTCGTCGCCTCCGCGACCGGCGACGGCCTCGGGGGCATGCTGCGGCTGGGCATCATCCCCACCGTCGCGCCCTACATCCTGCCCGGCCTGCTGCCGCCGCTGCGCGAACGGCTGCCGACGCTGGTGCCGCAGATCATCGAGGACCAGACGGCGCGGCTGCTCGAGGGACTGCGCACCGGGGTGCTCGACGCCGCGCTGCTCGCGTTGCCCGCCGACAATCAGGGGCTGACCGAGATCCCGCTGTTCACCGAGGAGTTCGTGTTGGTCACCCCGCGCGGGCACGAGCTCGCCGGGCGCACCGACATCGCGCCCGGCGTGCTGGCGTCGCTGCCGCTGCTGCTGCTCGACGAGGGGCACTGCCTGCGCGACCAGACCCTCGAGCTGTGCCGCTCGGTGGAGGTCGACCCGCTCGCCGTCGGCGACACCCGGGCGGCCTCGCTGGCGACGGTGGTGCAGTGCGTGGCGGGCGGGCTGGGCGTCACGCTCATCCCCGAGATGGCGGTCGAGGCCGAAACCGCGCGCGGCACACTGGATGTCGCGCGGTTCTCCGCACCCGCGCCGGGGCGCACCATCGGCCTGGTGTTCCGGTCGTCGAGTGCGCGAGCGCAGGATTACGAATACCTGGCCGCGATCATCCGCGCCAACCGGCCGTCATGA
- a CDS encoding gamma-glutamylcyclotransferase family protein — MSALPGPGEHAAGEPDSLFAYGTLRFAPVLDRLLGRCPATTPVTLPGWRAARLPGRVYPGLVRAPGGCAPGVLLTGLSVAERVLLDAYEGDEYRLDTVEFGNTRAWVYIWTGAAEDADWSAEEFAARHLADYLARWE; from the coding sequence ATGAGCGCCCTGCCGGGACCGGGCGAACACGCTGCGGGCGAGCCGGATTCGCTGTTCGCCTACGGCACGCTGCGCTTCGCGCCGGTGCTGGACCGGTTGCTCGGCCGGTGTCCGGCGACGACGCCGGTGACACTGCCCGGCTGGCGGGCGGCGCGGTTGCCCGGCCGGGTGTATCCGGGGCTGGTTCGCGCGCCCGGCGGGTGCGCGCCCGGCGTACTGCTCACCGGCCTCAGCGTGGCGGAGCGGGTGCTGCTCGACGCCTACGAGGGTGACGAATACCGGCTCGACACAGTCGAATTCGGGAACACCCGGGCGTGGGTCTACATCTGGACGGGCGCGGCCGAGGACGCGGACTGGTCGGCCGAGGAATTCGCCGCGCGGCACCTGGCGGACTACCTCGCGCGGTGGGAGTGA
- the speD gene encoding adenosylmethionine decarboxylase produces MTAEFTGWHVLAEFGGVDAALCDDLERLESALRESLIAAGVTICDVVHKKFEPQGVTVLALLSESHASIHTYPESGDIFVDVFTCGSIGAGATKAVELLRDALAPANVRMQVIQRGHGAQRIEEPVGAGLTRIWDLQDVIVDTHTPFQHMVIARTEQGISLFSDDDRQSTEFSQLTYHEAMMVPAFVLAEKLDTVLIIGSGEGVASQMSVAAGATHVDHVDIDQLEVELCAQHLPYGYTSEELAAAVRGEGPITVHYADGWDFLEQAQQAGTRYDVIVIDLPDERVEDAQHNRLYEAEFLSRCRALLAPGGVLSAQAGCATMWRNETLKRSWQRFHEQFGTVVHYGSDEHEWSFLFGLVDEIADPVPGMVDRLATLPYRPETIDGRALVRGAIEPHALRASR; encoded by the coding sequence ATGACGGCGGAATTCACCGGTTGGCATGTGCTGGCCGAGTTCGGTGGTGTCGACGCAGCTCTCTGCGACGATCTCGAACGACTCGAATCGGCGTTGCGTGAGTCTCTGATCGCGGCGGGCGTCACCATCTGCGATGTCGTACACAAGAAGTTCGAACCGCAGGGGGTGACCGTCCTCGCGCTGTTGTCGGAGTCCCACGCCTCGATTCACACTTATCCGGAGTCCGGCGACATCTTCGTCGACGTGTTCACCTGCGGCAGCATCGGCGCCGGTGCCACCAAAGCGGTCGAACTCCTGCGGGATGCCTTGGCGCCCGCCAACGTTCGCATGCAGGTCATCCAGCGCGGGCACGGCGCGCAGCGGATCGAGGAGCCGGTGGGCGCGGGCCTGACCAGGATCTGGGATCTGCAGGACGTGATCGTCGACACCCACACCCCCTTCCAGCACATGGTCATCGCGCGCACCGAGCAGGGCATCAGCCTGTTCTCCGACGACGATCGCCAGTCCACCGAGTTCTCCCAGCTCACCTACCACGAGGCGATGATGGTGCCCGCCTTCGTGCTGGCCGAGAAGCTCGACACCGTGCTCATCATCGGGTCGGGCGAGGGGGTGGCCAGTCAGATGTCGGTCGCGGCGGGGGCGACCCACGTCGATCACGTCGACATCGACCAGCTCGAGGTGGAGCTGTGCGCGCAGCACCTGCCCTACGGCTACACCAGCGAGGAGCTGGCGGCGGCGGTGCGCGGCGAGGGCCCGATCACCGTGCACTACGCCGACGGCTGGGACTTCCTGGAGCAGGCGCAGCAGGCGGGCACCCGCTACGACGTCATCGTCATCGACCTGCCCGACGAGCGGGTCGAGGACGCCCAGCACAACCGGCTCTACGAGGCGGAGTTCCTGTCCCGATGTCGGGCGCTGCTCGCCCCCGGCGGCGTGCTCAGCGCGCAGGCCGGGTGCGCGACGATGTGGCGCAACGAGACCCTCAAGCGGTCCTGGCAGCGCTTCCACGAGCAGTTCGGCACGGTGGTGCACTACGGCAGCGACGAGCACGAGTGGTCGTTCCTGTTCGGCCTGGTCGACGAGATCGCCGACCCGGTGCCCGGCATGGTCGACCGGCTGGCCACCCTGCCCTACCGGCCGGAGACGATCGACGGCCGCGCCCTGGTGCGCGGCGCGATCGAACCGCACGCGCTGCGCGCGAGCCGCTAG
- a CDS encoding type III PLP-dependent enzyme, which produces MPESPYLVIHPERVRDNYRALAAAVSGRGLRGTRIRYAVKASPVPELIRLLDTEGAEFDVASIGEIDLCRAQGVAPHKLCYGNTVKKAADIARAHAVGVRRFAFDTEDDLLRIAEHAPGAQVECRFLASAPQSRTPFGTKFGCAPQEAARLLVRARDLGLEVAGPYFHVGSQQLDPDAWRIGIEQAGHIANALSDKEIPVTSVNIGGGLPIAYADAAPALDRIAAVIEEAAARHLPPTATLVVEPGRALVGNAGTIHAEVVAVRIAPDGRRWVYLDIGRYNGMAETENEYIAYRFVTERDGDPVDEAVVAGPTCDGDDVLYQRTRVLLPTTLRAGDRVQILDTGAYTASYSSVSFNGFPPLTVHVSGAERE; this is translated from the coding sequence ATGCCCGAATCTCCGTACCTTGTCATCCACCCGGAGCGAGTTCGCGACAATTATCGTGCGCTCGCCGCCGCCGTCTCCGGTCGTGGGCTCCGCGGCACCCGCATCCGGTACGCCGTCAAGGCCAGCCCGGTGCCCGAGCTGATCCGGCTGCTCGACACCGAGGGCGCCGAGTTCGACGTGGCGAGCATCGGTGAGATCGACCTGTGCCGCGCCCAGGGTGTGGCACCGCACAAGCTCTGCTACGGCAACACCGTCAAGAAGGCCGCCGACATCGCCCGCGCCCACGCCGTCGGCGTGCGCCGGTTCGCCTTCGACACCGAGGACGACCTGCTGCGCATCGCCGAGCACGCGCCGGGCGCGCAGGTGGAGTGCCGCTTCCTGGCGTCGGCGCCGCAGTCGCGCACCCCGTTCGGCACCAAGTTCGGCTGCGCGCCCCAGGAGGCGGCGCGGCTGCTGGTGCGTGCCCGCGATCTGGGCCTGGAGGTGGCCGGACCGTACTTCCACGTCGGCTCGCAACAACTGGACCCCGACGCCTGGCGGATCGGCATCGAGCAGGCCGGTCACATCGCGAACGCCTTGTCCGACAAAGAGATTCCTGTCACGTCGGTGAACATCGGCGGCGGGCTGCCGATCGCCTACGCCGACGCCGCGCCCGCGCTCGACCGGATCGCCGCCGTCATCGAGGAGGCCGCCGCCCGCCACCTGCCGCCCACGGCCACGCTGGTGGTCGAGCCGGGCCGCGCGCTGGTCGGCAACGCGGGAACCATTCACGCCGAGGTCGTCGCCGTGCGCATCGCGCCGGACGGGCGGCGCTGGGTGTATCTCGACATCGGCCGTTACAACGGCATGGCCGAGACCGAGAACGAGTACATCGCCTACCGCTTCGTCACCGAACGCGACGGAGACCCCGTCGACGAGGCGGTGGTCGCCGGTCCTACCTGCGACGGCGACGATGTACTGTATCAACGCACGCGGGTCCTTCTGCCGACCACGTTGCGAGCCGGTGATCGCGTCCAGATCCTCGACACCGGCGCCTATACCGCGAGCTATTCGTCGGTGTCCTTCAATGGTTTTCCGCCCCTGACCGTTCATGTCTCGGGCGCTGAGCGAGAGTGA
- a CDS encoding DEAD/DEAH box helicase, with translation MDLTELLDIPGTDADALYESFGMWAAEQGTPLYPAQDEALLELASGSNVILATPTGSGKSLVAVGAHLFALTRGQRTYYTAPIKALVSEKFFALCELFGADKVGMVTGDAAVNADAPIICATAEILANLALRQGAEADVGQVVMDEFHFYADPDRGWAWQVPLLELPRAQFLLMSATLGDVGFFAEDLRRRTGRATEVVAGAERPVPLHFSYVRTPITETLEELVTTHQAPVYVVHFTQAAALERAQALTSVNFASRAEKDAIAAALGDFRFAPGFGKTLSRLIRHGIGVHHAGMLPKYRRLVEKLAQDGLLKVVCGTDTLGVGINVPIRTVLLTGLTKFDGVRTRRLNAREFHQIAGRAGRAGYDTVGTVVVQAPEHEVENARLLAKAGDDPKKQRKVQRRKPPEGFVSWSEETFQRLVAAKPEPMVSRFKVTNAMLLNVIARPGNCFQAMRHLLEDNHEPRPAQRKHILRAVRLYRALRDAGVVQQLDEPDAQGRHARLTVDLQRDFALDQPLSPFALAALDLLDADSPTYTLDVISLIESTLEDPRQLLMAQQHKARGEAVAQMKAEGIEYDERMELLEEVSWPKPLAELIEPAYETYRAGHPWVSEFAPSPKSVVRDMIERAMTFPELISYYELARSEGVVLRYLADAYRALRRTVPDSARTEELDDVTEWLGELVRQVDSSLLDEWEQLTNPGAEIDAEQVAFGAETIRPVTANERAFKVMVRNAMFRRVELAARRRWDELAELGPGPDWATALAPYFAEYDSIGTDQNARGPQLFQVEQRPGFWDVRQVLDDPAGDHGWAVRAVVDLEASDAAGEVVFDEVTVSEG, from the coding sequence GTGGATCTGACCGAACTGCTCGACATTCCCGGTACCGACGCCGACGCGCTCTACGAGTCGTTCGGCATGTGGGCCGCCGAGCAGGGCACGCCGCTGTACCCGGCGCAGGACGAGGCGCTGCTGGAACTGGCCTCGGGATCCAACGTCATCCTCGCGACACCGACCGGCTCGGGGAAGTCCCTGGTCGCGGTCGGCGCGCACCTGTTCGCCCTCACCCGGGGACAGCGCACGTACTACACCGCGCCCATCAAGGCGCTGGTGAGTGAGAAGTTCTTCGCGCTGTGCGAACTGTTCGGCGCCGACAAGGTGGGCATGGTCACCGGCGACGCCGCGGTCAACGCCGACGCGCCGATCATCTGCGCCACCGCGGAGATCCTGGCCAATCTGGCGCTGCGCCAGGGCGCCGAGGCCGACGTCGGCCAGGTGGTGATGGACGAGTTCCATTTCTACGCCGACCCGGACCGTGGCTGGGCCTGGCAGGTGCCGCTGCTGGAACTACCGCGCGCGCAGTTCCTGCTGATGTCGGCCACGCTCGGCGACGTCGGCTTCTTCGCCGAGGATCTGCGCCGCCGCACCGGGCGCGCCACCGAGGTGGTGGCCGGGGCGGAGCGGCCGGTGCCGCTGCACTTCTCCTATGTGCGCACGCCGATCACCGAGACGCTCGAGGAACTGGTCACCACCCATCAGGCGCCGGTGTATGTCGTGCACTTCACCCAGGCCGCCGCGCTGGAGCGGGCCCAGGCGCTGACCAGCGTCAACTTCGCCTCCCGTGCGGAGAAGGACGCGATCGCCGCGGCGCTCGGCGACTTCCGGTTCGCGCCGGGGTTCGGCAAGACCCTCTCGCGGCTGATCCGGCACGGCATCGGCGTGCACCACGCGGGCATGCTGCCCAAGTACCGCAGGCTGGTGGAGAAGCTGGCCCAGGACGGCCTGCTGAAGGTGGTGTGCGGCACCGACACGCTCGGCGTCGGTATCAACGTGCCGATCCGGACCGTGCTGCTCACCGGCCTGACCAAGTTCGACGGCGTGCGCACCCGCCGCCTCAACGCCCGCGAGTTCCATCAGATCGCCGGACGGGCGGGCCGCGCGGGCTACGACACCGTCGGCACCGTGGTGGTGCAGGCGCCCGAGCACGAGGTGGAGAACGCGCGCCTGCTCGCCAAGGCGGGCGACGACCCGAAGAAACAGCGCAAGGTACAGCGGCGCAAGCCGCCGGAAGGGTTCGTGTCCTGGAGCGAGGAGACCTTCCAGCGCCTGGTGGCGGCCAAGCCGGAACCGATGGTCTCGCGGTTCAAGGTCACCAACGCGATGCTGCTCAACGTGATCGCCCGCCCCGGCAACTGCTTCCAGGCGATGCGTCACCTGCTCGAGGACAACCACGAGCCGCGTCCCGCCCAGCGCAAGCACATCCTGCGCGCCGTGCGGCTGTACCGGGCGCTGCGCGACGCGGGCGTCGTGCAGCAACTCGACGAACCCGACGCCCAGGGCCGGCACGCCCGGCTGACGGTGGACCTGCAGCGCGACTTCGCCCTGGACCAACCGCTGTCGCCGTTCGCGTTGGCGGCGCTGGACCTGCTCGACGCGGACTCGCCGACCTACACCCTGGATGTGATCTCGCTCATCGAGTCGACCCTGGAGGATCCGCGCCAGCTGCTCATGGCCCAGCAGCACAAGGCCCGCGGCGAGGCGGTCGCGCAGATGAAGGCCGAGGGCATCGAGTACGACGAGCGCATGGAGCTGCTCGAGGAGGTGAGCTGGCCCAAGCCGCTGGCCGAGCTGATCGAGCCCGCCTACGAGACCTACCGCGCCGGGCATCCGTGGGTCTCGGAGTTCGCGCCCTCCCCCAAGTCGGTCGTGCGCGACATGATCGAGCGGGCGATGACCTTCCCGGAGCTGATCTCCTACTACGAGCTGGCCCGCTCGGAGGGCGTGGTGTTGCGCTACCTGGCCGACGCCTACCGCGCGCTGCGCCGCACCGTGCCCGACTCGGCCCGCACCGAGGAACTCGACGACGTCACCGAGTGGCTGGGCGAGCTTGTCCGCCAAGTGGATTCGAGCCTGCTCGACGAGTGGGAGCAGCTCACCAACCCGGGGGCGGAGATCGACGCCGAGCAGGTGGCCTTCGGTGCGGAGACGATCCGTCCCGTCACCGCCAACGAACGCGCCTTCAAGGTGATGGTCCGCAACGCCATGTTCCGCAGGGTGGAGTTGGCCGCGCGCCGGCGCTGGGACGAACTGGCCGAGCTGGGGCCGGGCCCGGACTGGGCGACCGCCTTGGCGCCCTACTTCGCCGAGTACGACAGCATCGGCACCGACCAGAACGCGCGCGGCCCGCAGCTGTTCCAGGTGGAGCAGCGGCCGGGCTTCTGGGATGTGCGGCAGGTGCTCGACGACCCGGCGGGCGACCACGGCTGGGCGGTGCGCGCGGTGGTGGATCTCGAGGCGTCGGACGCGGCAGGTGAGGTCGTGTTCGACGAGGTCACGGTGTCGGAAGGGTGA
- a CDS encoding PAC2 family protein: MDYESRMYELEFPAPQLSSADGSGPVLVHGLEGFTDAGHAVRLATTHLRESLESELVASFDVDELLDYRSRRPLMTFKTDHFSDYAEPELNLWALRDTAGTPFLLLAGLEPDLRWEKFTTAVRLLAEQLGVRRSIGLSAIPMAIPHTRPLGITAHSSDRSLIADHQRWPGELQVPGSASSLLEYRMAQHGHESLGFSVHVPHYLAQTAYPEAAQTLLEHVADNAGLELPLAALGEAAARVREQVNEHIAGNPEVETVVHALERQYDSFVTAQERQSSLLAADGDLPSGEELGAEFERFLAEQGGYDGDKD, encoded by the coding sequence ATGGACTACGAGTCGCGAATGTACGAACTGGAGTTCCCCGCTCCGCAGCTGTCGTCCGCCGACGGCTCGGGCCCGGTCCTGGTGCACGGACTGGAGGGCTTCACCGACGCCGGGCACGCCGTGCGCCTGGCGACCACGCACCTGCGCGAGAGCCTGGAGAGCGAACTTGTCGCCTCGTTCGATGTCGACGAGCTGCTGGACTACCGTTCGCGCCGTCCGCTGATGACGTTCAAGACCGATCACTTCTCCGACTATGCCGAACCGGAGCTGAACCTGTGGGCGCTGCGCGACACCGCGGGCACGCCGTTCCTGCTCCTGGCCGGTCTGGAACCGGATCTGCGGTGGGAGAAGTTCACCACGGCGGTGCGGCTGCTCGCCGAGCAGCTGGGGGTGCGCCGCAGCATCGGGCTCAGCGCGATTCCGATGGCGATTCCGCACACGCGCCCGCTGGGCATCACCGCGCATTCCTCCGACCGCAGCCTGATCGCCGATCATCAGCGCTGGCCGGGTGAGTTGCAGGTGCCCGGCAGCGCGTCGTCACTGCTCGAGTACCGGATGGCCCAGCACGGGCACGAGTCGCTCGGCTTCTCGGTGCACGTGCCGCACTACCTGGCCCAGACCGCCTACCCGGAGGCCGCGCAGACCCTGCTCGAGCACGTCGCCGACAACGCCGGTCTGGAACTGCCGCTGGCCGCGCTGGGCGAGGCCGCCGCGCGGGTGCGCGAACAGGTCAACGAGCACATCGCCGGCAATCCCGAGGTGGAGACGGTGGTGCACGCGCTGGAGCGCCAATACGACAGCTTCGTCACCGCCCAGGAACGCCAGTCCAGCCTGCTCGCCGCCGACGGCGATCTGCCCAGCGGTGAGGAACTGGGCGCGGAGTTCGAGCGGTTCCTGGCCGAGCAGGGCGGTTACGACGGCGACAAGGACTGA